The window AGCTCACTGTACTAACACCTGAGAACCAAAATTTCTTCGTTAGTTAACTGGAAATGACCATAACGCCACTGACTTCCAACCAATTTTGAAGAATCAAATCATTTGTTTAAATTTCGCTCCCGTCATTCTTTGATCAATTAAACTAATCCAATGTAGCAAAAAAAAGCTTTGTTTAATCAGAAAAAGAAAATTCACCTTTATATTTCAAGATTTTACTTCGCATCTTCTGGATGCAACCCTCGCAATGCAACCGAATCTTCAAAGGAACAGTGCTCTGAAACAACCCAACAAAGAAGACGAAGTTAGATACCTTTCGCAACGAAATAATATTTCACCCCCGCGTTGACTGCACGAACGCCACGTGCTACACGTTCAGAAAAATGAAGTTTTACCTCTTTGGGGGCAGCCGCCTCTTTCTCTATGGGCTTCTTATCGGCCGGCTTTTTCTCCTCGGCTTTCTTCTCCGAGGGCTTTTCGGACTTTTCATCCGCCTTCTTGTCTCCTCCGCCTCCACCGCCTTCCTTTTTGGCCGGCTGAGGAGAGACGAGGTCGACCTTCTTCTTAATCTTCTCCTCCAGTCTCGCCTTAAGAGCGGCGGGGTCCATTTTCCCGGTCACCGTCAGCTTGTTAGCTCCGGCATCTGTCTTCACTTGCTCAACGCCTATAACAATCAACGTGTTTGGTAAGCAATTGTAACTTTTATGGATGCAATGTATGCAATTAAGTCAAAATTGAAATCTTATCGCCAAATTAATTGATATTTATGGCCTCTAACTCTACGAATTGGACCATTCAGGTCAATTTTCAAAAATAACAACTTGGAATCGCAGTGTTTAATTCTAGATCGGAGAAATGAATTCATACCGGGGAAGTTTTTGACAGCTCGTTTGATTTTCTTGGCGCATCCTTCGCAATGCATATCGGTCTTGTAAACGACAGTGTTTGAGCCGTCGTCGACCTTCTTTCCGGCGTCGGCGGCCTTCTTCTCGCCCTCATTCTTCGCACCTTCAACTTTCTGCGACAAATCAAAACACCTCGTCAATAAAACACAGAATTGAAACTGAACGAACCAAATTACGACACCAAAATCCGCGTCGGGGGTTTAGATTGAGGTTTAGGATACTGACCTCGCCCATTTGGTATGAGATAGGATCTTTCTAGACACAACTGTGAGACCTTTTTGGGTGTTTGGTGTTGGTTGCTGGAGTGGATTGAAGGAATGGAAATGAGGTGGGGATTGGGATATATAGGAAGGGGAGAGAGTAGGTCGGTTGCTATGGATGTATGGATGGATGGATGTGTGTGATGGTATATGTTTTTATCTAATGATGATGGTCAGCATAGATAGGCTGTATTTTGGGGCTTAATATTTATATGGGCCTTTGGGTGGATTGCCGTCGTGTTGGACTAATGGTTGTACGGCAGCGTGACAAGTCATCTAACTGTGACTAGACTTTTTTTGTGTGTTAAAATTTGATTTTGTTTTTGGGTGATTTAGTCACACCTCCACATTTACTTTATACACCTCCTTAAATTTTTATATTTTCCACTTTTCTTATTATACCCTTTTCAGAAATTGAGAGC of the Fragaria vesca subsp. vesca linkage group LG6, FraVesHawaii_1.0, whole genome shotgun sequence genome contains:
- the LOC101296693 gene encoding uncharacterized protein LOC101296693; protein product: MGEKVEGAKNEGEKKAADAGKKVDDGSNTVVYKTDMHCEGCAKKIKRAVKNFPGVEQVKTDAGANKLTVTGKMDPAALKARLEEKIKKKVDLVSPQPAKKEGGGGGGDKKADEKSEKPSEKKAEEKKPADKKPIEKEAAAPKESTVPLKIRLHCEGCIQKMRSKILKYKGVSTVSFDMAKDLVTVVGTMDTKTLVPYLSEKFKRPVDVIAPAKKDDGAGAKKDDKKPAAEGGEKKDGGGDKKEEKKEGKKEAAPAGEKKEEKKEAAAGGGGGGAVVNKMEYSGYPYAASTSYWYDPGHVYNHNKFVMEAQEHQAHVNQGYGHYAMPMEHYPAPQMFSDENPNGCSVM